TCATAATGGTTCACCTCCTAATCAAAAAAGTACTTAAATAGTATATCATATTTTTGGCAACAAAAAAAGACCTTCTTCAAATTTTTTGAAGAAAGTCTTAGTTTTTTAATTATAGACCTGAGTAGTTACAAATCTGAATTTGATATAGCTTAACTACCTAACTATTAATTTATTTAGGAAAGGGAGAGTGCAAATTCTTAAATTGCAAAACTCCCCCTTCTTTTTCTATTCTTCCAATTTTTTCTTTACATAATTTGGTAATACAAAACAAGCTCTTTGTATTTCTGTATTATAGTATTTTGTTTCTATTCCCAACTTATCCCAATTCTCAGTGCTACAATCCTTTATTGGATCATATTTCTTTGAAGCAAAACCAAATAACCAATGCCCAGAGGCATAAGTTGGCTGATGAAATTGATACACCTTAGCTATCGGAAAAATATGTTTTATTTTATCATGAGCTTTTTTCATCTCTGTAGCATATTTCTCATAATAAGGTGATTCGTGCTGATTTACTAAGATTCCATCCTCTTTTAAGATTCTAAAGCAATCTTCATAAAATTCCTTACTAAAAAGCCCCTCTCCAACTGAAATCGGATCAGTCGAATCAACTAATATCAAATCATATATTTTATCTTTACACTCTTTTACAAATTTTAATCCATCTTCAAAATAAAGTGTTACTCTCCCATCTGTCAGTTTATCTGCAGTAAAAGGAAGGAATTTCTGTGAAAGTCTAACTACTCTTTCATCTATCTCTACCATATCTATTCTCTCTATTGAAGAGTATCTAGTGAGCTCTCTTACTGTTCCACCATCTCCTCCACCTATTACCAAAACATTTTTTATATTTAAATTAGTGCACATAGGCACATGGGTTATCATCTCATGATAAGAAAACTCATCTTTCTCCGTTATCATAATAAGTCCATCTAATGTAAAAAATCTTCCATATTCATTAGATACAAAGAAATCTATTTTTTGAAAAGGAGTTTGCTCTGAATAAATGTGCTCTTTTACCTTTATAGAAAATTTTGTCTCATCTGACCAATTTTCACTATACCATAAATCTAACATACTTCCTCCTCTACTACCTCTGGCTTAAAAGTTATCTTTCCTAAATCTCTATGTGAAAAATTCCTAATCTTTTCAACCATTCCTCTTGGAACTTCAATTGACTCACTTCTATCAGCTTCAAATACATCCTCTAAAAATTTAAAAGCTGTCCAAGGATTTATCTTATCTCCACAAGTAAATACATCAACAGCAGCATATCCATACTCAGGCCAAGTGTGTATAGCTAAATGTGATTCTGAAATTATAACTGCTCCAGATACTCCATACGGGTTAAAATGATGAAATACAGATTGGACTATTGTAGCATTAGCCACCCTTGCTGCTTCATTCATTCTCTTTTCAATAATTTCAGGATTTTTCATTATCTCCTCATTACAGTTGTAAAATTCAATTAAAATATGTCTTCCAAGTGTTTCTAGTTTCAATTTTCCCTCCAATATACCAGTATAATTATAAATTAAATTTTAAAATTAATATATTTAACTTTGTAACAAAAAAATATATTTAAAATTAAATATATTAAACTAAGAATATAATATAATTTTTTTATGAATTTGTCAATTGATTTTTTAGATCAAATAGAATATACTATAATTACTCAATATAAAGGGAGATTTTAATATGAATATAGGAAAAAAAATAAAAAGATTGAGACAAGAAAAATATCTAACTCAAGATGAACTAGCGAGTCGTTGTGAATTATCAAAAGGATTTATTTCTCAAGTAGAAAGAGATTTAACTTCTCCATCTATTACAAATTTAGCTGATATTTTAGAGGGATTAGGAACAAATCTTAAGGATTTTTTTAGTGATGATACTGATGAAAAAATTGTTTTTAATCTTAATGATGCCTTTGAAGTTATTGACTCTAAAATGAAGTATAAAGTTGAATGGATTATTCCAAATGCTCAAAAAAATCAGATGGAACCTATTTTACTTACCTTAGAAGAGGGGGGAAGATATAAAGAAGAGATAGCCCATGATGGTCAAGAGTTTGGATATATACTTGAAGGAGAGATTAATATTCATTTAGGAGAAAATATTTTTAAAGCTAAAAAAGGTGAGTCTTTTTATTATAATTCAGGAAAAAATCACTATCTCTCTAATTCTGGAAAAGGAGTTGCTCAGATCCTTTGGGTTTCTACTCCACCATCTTTTTAATGTAATTGTAATAACTCTCAGCTACTCTTTGTTAAAAAAATTAGAAATTATTTCACATTATAATTGGTAGCTGAAAGTATTTACAATTTTATTTTATATTAATCTTGATTATTCCAACTCTCTACTAATTTATTTAATAATCTTTTTAAATCCTCTTTTTCCTCTTTTGAAAGTCCAGCATAAAGTCTTTCAGCTCTATTTTTACATCCACAGTTAGCTACTTTTTCTCTTCCTAATTCTGTTATTGATATAATAGCTTTTCTTTTATCCTCTTCCGATTTTGTTCTAACTATCATACCTTTTTCCTCTAATTTAGCCAATAACTCACTGATTGATCCAGATTGAATCTCTAAAATATCTTGTAGATCTTTTTGTGATATCTCACCTTGCTTTGCTAAAATTTTTAAAATTTTTCCTTGACCTCTTCCCTTATGATGAACTATATAGTGGTTACATTTTCTTATTAATTCTGATAATTCATCCATTGGTAGGTGCTCTCTATGCTTTCCACATCCACACCCATGTCCATGGTGATGACCATGATGATGTCCCTCTCCACTTCCACAACATCCTTTTTTCTCTTCTTTTTCCTCTGTATCACTAGATTTTAATATTTCGAAAAATCTGATACCTCTTCCACACATTAAAGCAGGGATATGACACCCTCTTCCACATTGGCTACAATTTGTTATTCCTTTTATATTATCCATAATACACCTTCTTTTCAAAATTTATCTTGGTACCTTGATATTATGATAGCATTTTATTTTTAATTTGTCAAGGTACCTTGATATTAAAAAAAGAGTATGAAACTACAAATAGCAATTTCATACCCTTGAAAATATTAATTAATCTAATTGAGCTAATATATCATCAGCTATATCAAAGTTTGCATAAACCTCTTGAACGTCATCTAAATCATCTAAAGCATCATAAAGAGCCATTACTTTTTTAGCTGTATCTAAATCAGTTATCTCTACTTTATTTTCTGGATTCATAGCTATCTCTGCCTCTTCATAGTTATATCCAGCTGCTTTTAAACTTTCTAATACATTTTGGAACTCTGTATAATCAGTAATTACTTCAAATACTCCATTTTCTTCAGAAACATCTTCTGCTCCAGCTTCTAAAGCTGCCATCATAAATTCATCTGCATCTATTCCTTCAGATTTTACTGTAATTACTCCTTGCTTTTTGAACATCCATGCAACAGCACCATCTGTACCTAAGTTTCCACCTTTTCTTGTGAAAGTCATTCTAAGTTCAGAAGCTGATCTGTTTTTATTATCTGTTACTACGTCAACTATAAAAGCTGTACCTACTGGTCCATATCCTTCATATCTCATCTCTATGAAGTCTACTCCTTCAAGCTCTCCTGTTCCTTTTTTGATTGCTCTTTCTAATATATCCTTAGGCATATTCCCAGCTTTTGCTTTCTCTATTGCAAGTCTTAATCTTGGGTTGAAACTAGGATCTCCTCCACCTTCTTTAGCTGCGATTGTTAACTCTCTACCAAATTTAGTGAATAATTTTGCTCTTTTTTTATCTTGAGCTCCTTTTCTGTGTTGGATATTTGCCCATTTACTATGTCCTGCCACAATAAACCTCCTAATTTTTTTCTTATATTAGATTTTAACATATTAACTAAGTTTTTTCAATACTTCTTAACTTTTAAAACCTCATTTTTAGTAATTAATATATTTACTTTCATATCATGTTCTTCACTCGGAACTTTTTCAACTAGTTGAATATCAAATATTGGAGCTATCTTTACAGAATTAGTATGCTGTATAAAAAGTTTGTCATAATACCCTTTTCCATATCCCAGCCTATTTCCATCTCTATCAAAAGCTAATCCAGGGGTTACTATCAAATCTAACTCACCCATATATATCTCCCCTATAGGCTCTCTTATTCCAAAGGCTCCTATTGAAAAACCAGTTCCATACTCTATCACTGATAATGTTCCGTCCTTCTCTACTCTTGGAAGATATAGTTTTTTACCATTTTTCAAAACTTCTTGATTAAAATTTTCAATCTCAATTTCACTTCCAAAATTCATAAAGGATAAAATTTTGTTAGCTTTCTTATATTCATCTAATTCTAATAACTTTTTACATATTAATATACTTTGAGATTTTCTTTCACTCTCTGGAAGAGAATTTCTAATTTGTTTTATACTTTTTCTTAATGCCTTTTTATCCATCTATCTTATCCAACTCTTGTTTCAAAATTTTTAAATCATTCCAAAATTCTAAAGCAGCCCTAGATTTTTTACCATCTTCATTCCTAGATTTTTTTACAAAATTCACATCATATGTAATGAAAAGTTTTATTCCACCAATCCATTCTAAAATCTTTCCTCTCTCTTCACCCAATTTTACATCTCTACCTAATAAGTTTTCAGCAACTTCAGCCCCTAAGGCAACTATTATCTTCGGTTTTATTAGGGCTATTTGCATATTTAATAGTTCCTTTAATTGCTCTTTCTCCTCATCCATAAACTCTGAAAACTTGCAATCTCTCTTAGCTAAAGTAGTAATATAGTAATTCTCTGGTTCTATACCTTCAATATCACAAAGTTTTATTAAAAACTCTCCACTCGAACTAGGTGCAACTTTTAAATCCTCATTTTGATATAAATCTGGGTCATCTCCTATAAAAAGTATCTTCCCCTCTCTATTTCCACTTCCTACAAGTACCTTTCTCTCTGCTGTATCCCCATATGTTTTTCCTAATATTCCTACTTCAAATTTTATCTCTTCCCAAAAATTATCTATCTCTTCCAACTTTGCACCTCCTATAATTCGAATAATTCAGTAGCCATATCCTGTCTAGCTAATTCGTACTCTACTCTTATTCTATTAGCTCTTAACTCCTGAGCTACAGTATCTCTTACAATATCTGGATTATTACTATCCTTACTTATATGAGCTAAATATATCTTTTTCAATTTTTCATTATACATCTCTTTAATAAATTTAGCTGCTTCATTATTTGATAAATGCCCATTTCTACTTTTAACTCTAGCCTTTAAATCCCAAGGATAACTACAATTCATAAGCATATTATAATCATAATTACTCTCTATTACCATTATATCTGCCTCTTTAAAGTTTTCTCTCACTATATTATTTACATACCCTATATCTGTAGATATAGCAGCTATTTTTCCATTTTGAGACTCAATCCTATAACCTACTGTTCTTTGAGCGTCATGCATCACATCAAAGGGCTTTATCAGCAAACTATCATTTATTATAAATTTCTTATTATCTATAATTTTTAAATTTTCGGTGGAAATCTTTCCAAGCTTAGCCTCTCCAGCTTTAAAACTCTCCTGAGTAATATAGATTGGTATATTATATTTTCTTGATATAATTCCAGCTCCCTGTATATGGTCAATATGCTCATGGGTAATTAAAATTCCATTTATATCCGAAAGTTCTCTTTGAATAGAATTTAATCTCTCCTCGATTTTTTTACAACTAAATCCTGCATCAATTAAAATTTTTCCATTTTCACTCTCTATGTATGTGGCATTTCCTCCACTTCCACTTCCAAGTATCGAAATTTTCATCTATTTTTCCCTTCTAAGACTATAAAATCTAAATATTATCAATATATAATTTATACCATAAAAAACAACTTTTGAGAATATTTTAATTTAGCTTGCTATCTTTAAAGCTAAAATATTTCTAGAAATTTTTTCTATTCTGTAGTATAACTTATAATGTAAAAATTTAAAATAATAAGATGTCTGATTTTTTAAAACTTTTACTATCAAATATATAAGGAGTTATAAAATATGTTCGGAACAATTGTTAATACTTTAGCTATAATAGCTGGTTGCTTAATAGGGGGATTTATAAAAAAAGGGATCCCTCAAAAATATGAAGAAGCTATGTTAAATGCTTGTGGTTTAGCTGCTTGTGGTATTGGATTTAGCTCAGTCATATCAAATATGAATAAAAGTGGATATCCGGTGCTTTTTATTGTCAGTTTAGTTATTGGATCTGTAATAGGAACAAAATTTGATTTAGATGATAAAATACAAACCCTTATAAAAAAATATGCTAAGGGAAATCTTGGAGAGGGAATTGTAACAGCAGCTCTTCTTTTCTGTATAGGCTCTCTTTCTATAGTCGGATCTGTAATGGCAGCCTTAAAAAGTGATTATACATTTTTATTTACTAATGCTTCTTTAGACTTTGTAGGTTCTGTAATATTCTCCTCTACCTATGGAATAGGATTAATTATTGTAGCACTTATTCTATTTTGTTGGCAAGGAAGTATCTACTTCCTTACTAAATATATTTGCCTAGATTTCTTTAGTGAAGAACTAATAGTGGAGCTTTGTATCGTTGGTGGTTTTTTAATTGTTGCAACAGGACTTGGAGTATTAAAAATTAAAAATATAAAAACTTTAAATCTTCTTCCAGCTCTATTGATACCTATTCTATTTTTTCTAATTAAAAGATTTTTATAAATTTGAAAATTAGCTAAAAATAAAATTCAAGAATGACAAAATTCTCTTTTCTTTGAATATAAGTCATTCTTGAATTATTTTAATTTCTTATTCCATCTTTTTTGTTAGCTTATTTATACAATCCCAGCTCATATAACCATGTTAATGTTTCTTTTTCCCAAGACTCCTCATTATGAGCTCCATCAACCATCATATGTGGAAATACTGTTACTCCTTTTTGAGAAAATATTCTTGTAACTATCATATTTTTTTCAGTTCCTACTGCTAATTGCTTTTTGGTATGAAATTCATGATTTCCCCAACTTATATAAGCCTTTGTTTTCTTATGAATTTTAAACTTTGAAATATCATCTACTAACTTTTTAAAAATATGATCATAAAAAGAAGATACACATATTCCCATTGAGAATATATCTGATCTTGCCGCTAATCCATATACAGACATCAGTCCTCCCATTGAACTACCACCTAAAGCTGTATACTCTCTTTCCGGTTTTGTAGGAAATTTTTCATCTATATATGGCTTTAATACATTACAAATCCACTCTATAGTAATCTTTCCTAGTCCTGTTACCTCTCCAAAAATCTTATCATTAAAAGAGTACGGAGAAAATTCACATAATCTCCTATTTCCTTCATGATTACATTCCAATCCAACAATTATAACTCTTTGTTTATGATTATCTAATACCTCTTTTATCCCCCATGATTTTCCATATGTAGCATCTGAATCGTAGAACAGATTATGTCCATCAAACATATATATTACCGGAAATTTTTCATTTAGTTGAATGTCATCTGGTAAATATATGTGAAGCATTCTATGAAGATTGAACGGTTCTATATATATTCTCTCTTTTAATACCATAACTAACTCCTACACTACAAATTTTAAAAAGTAAGGGAATTGTACTTTCCACCAAGGCCAATCATGGTCTACATCATATCCCCAAAAATCTATCCATACTGGAACTTGTAATCTATCAAATTCTACTTTTAAATCGGCAGTATCCTTGATACACTCTTCTTCCCATCTTCCTTGACCACAACATAGAATAATATCAGAATTTCTATATTTTCCTAAAACCTCATGATTCCAAGGTATATTTCTCATATAATCATTTGGAGAATTTTCATATATTGTTCCATTATTATAGTTTGGGAAGAAATATCCAGCATGGTATAGTCCACTTAAAGCTATCACTCCATTAAAAACATCTGGACGACGTAAGAAAAAGTTTAAAGCGTGATAAGCTCCCATACTACACCCAGTAGTCATAAATTGACAGTTATAATCTCCAGTTCTATCTCCATAAATCTGTCTAAATTTTGGTATAGCCTCATCCATTACATATTTGAACCATCTATCATGTTGAGCTATTCTATTTTCATAGTTTTCTCCTAATCTAGACCAAGACTCACCATCTATACTATCTACACAAAACAGCATAATCTTCCCTTGGTTTATATATTCAGTTGCTGCATCTACCATTCCAAAATTATAGAAATCATAAAACCTTCCATCTTGAGCTGGAAAAACAACTATTGGTCTTCCACCATGACCATATACTAAAAATTCCATCTCTCTTCCTAAGTTGTGACTGTAGTGTCTATAATGATTTACATGCATAAAACTCCCCCTAATATTACATTTTTTTTAAGTAAAAATCAATAAACTCTATAGCTTGATCTTGCTCTGGAAATCTAGCTGTCAACATATCATTTCCCATAGCTCCAGATAATACCTCTGGCATTCTCTCTTTCATTACAATATTGTTCCCATATTTACTCAATACACTATCTATACTATGAACATAATTATAACCATCTCTTCTAGCTGCATATACGCAACAATAAGGTCTTGATTCTTTATCAAAATACCCCTCATTATATGTTACCATATTTGCCCAAATTTGATATACATCTATATCATTAGCATAGTTCATCATATCTGGTGTATATCCTCCAGGTGGACGCATATTCACTTCTAAACCTATAATATCCCCTTTTTTCCCTAATCCTGGCTTATCTTCAAGTAACCTAAAAAATTCACAATGGAAAACTCTACTATTAGTATCAAAAGTTTGAACAACTTTTCTTCCAGCTTCTTTTAAATCTTCTGGAATCTCTCTATATGAGTAATACATTACATCCATTCCATTATTTACTATATCCATTATTGGTACTGGATATACATGAGCTGTTTCAAATATAATTTCTTTATCTCTTCCAGCTATTCCATCATAAGAGAGTAACTCACCATTTACAAACTCTTCCATGATATACTGTTCTTCTCCTAAATTATCATAGAAAAATTTCATCTCTTCTTCATTTTTTAATTTATAAGTAGCTGCTGCCCCTACCCCATTATCTGGCTTAACAACTACTGGAAATCCCACTGATTTTATAAACTTTTTCCCCTCTTCAAAAGTTGTTACTAAATGGTATCTAGCTGTTTTTACTCCAGCCTTCTTATAAAATTCCTTCATTTTGCTCTTGTATTTTATTCCAGCAATTTTATCATTTCTTAATCCTGAAGTAATATTAAAGTCTGTACGTAGTTGTGCATCACGTAGTAACCAATACTCGTTATTTGACTCTAACCAATCTATCTTTCCATATTTAAACGCAAAGTAAGCACAGGCTCTATACACCTCATCGTAATTTTCTAATGAAGATACTTTATAATACTCATTCAACGAACTTTTTAACTCATCACTTAAAAAGTCATATTCTGCATCTCCTATTCCTAAAGTATTAACTCCATTATTTTTTAATCCTCTACAAAAGTTCCAATAACTTTTTGGAAAATTTGGTGAAATAAAAATAAAATTCATAAAATCCCTCCCTATTATGTTTATGAATATTTAGTTATTAAGATACAATATATCACACTTATTTTATAAAGTAAAGTTAAATTTAACTTTAAATAAAATTATTAAGAGGTTATTACAAGTTCCCACTTATAATAACCTCTTTGTTATTTTATTAGCTTTTATTTAGCTACATTTTCAACCCTTGAAAATGATATCTTTCTTCCCTCTTTTCTCCAGTTAGCATATTCTGCAATACTTGTAAATAAAACATCTGTAGATGAGTTAAGTGCAGTTTCACAAGAGTCTTGAATAACTCCTATTATAAATCCTACTCCAACAACTTGCATTGCTATATCATTAGAGATACCAAATAGACTACATGCTAATGGAATAAGAAGTAATGACCCTCCAGCTACTCCAGAAGCTCCACAAGCACTTATAGCTGATAATATACTTAATAATATTGCCGAAAATATATCCACTTGTACTCCCAAAGTATGAGCTGCACTTAGAGCAAATACCGATATTGTAATAGCTGCTCCTGCCATATTTATTGTTGCTCCTAAAGGAATTGAAACTGAATATACATCTTTATCTAAACCTAATTCTTCACATAAACTCATATTTACTGGTATATTAGCCGCAGAACTTCTTGTAAAAAAAGCTGTAACTCCACTATATTTTAAACATTTCAATGTTAATGGATATGGGTTTTGTCTAATCATAACCCAAACTATAAGAGGATTTACAACAAAGGCTACGAAAGCCATACATCCAAGTAATAATAAAATTAACTTTCCATATGCCAATAAACTAGCTAATCCATTTGTACTTAATGAATTAAATATAAGTCCCATAATACCTATTGGAGCACACTCAATTACAGTTTTTACAACTTTTAAAATAACCTCTGATATATCAATTACAACACTCTTCGTATTTTCATTTCCCTCTCTCAAGAAAAATCCAAAAAGAATACTCCAGAAAAGAATTCCTATATAATTTCCTTTAATAAGAGCATTTACTGGATTATCTACTAAGTTCATTAGTAATCCTTTTAGTACTCCAACTATATTTCCAGGAGGAGCTATACTACTCTCACTGGCTTTTAATATAAGATCTACCGGAAAAATAAAACTTCCTATAACAGCTACAACAGCTGCTAAAAATGTTCCTAGTAAATATAACACTATTATTGATTGCATATTTGTCTTTTGTCCTTTCTTATGCTGAACAACAGCAGCTATAACCAAGAAAAAAACAAGTACTGGAGCAATAGCTTTTAAAGCACTTACAAATAAATCTCCAAATATTACAATTCCACTAGCTTTTTGTGGAGCTACTATAGCAAGAAATATTCCTATTACCATACCAACTAGTATTCTCTTTATTAAACTAATTTTAATCCATTTTTCATATAATTTTATCATAAAATCTCTCCTCTTATGTCTTCGTTTTAGAAACACGTGTCTTTATATAAGAAACAATATATCATAAACTTTTAATTTATGCAAGTAATTTTTATAAAAAAAAAGAGAATTATTTTTATATCATCATGATATTAGTAATAATCTCTTTTTTTATTTTATTTTTTATTATTTATTTTTCTTTTTTAGTTAAATTTTTCTTTAGCCAATCTTTTCCTTCAACCATTCTTGTAACTAACATTGCTGCGACTGTATCTCCGGTAGCATTTATCATCGTAGCTGGAGGATCTACTAAATATCCTATAGTAGCTATTATTGGAAAAGCTTCTGGTGGAAACCCATACATAGCAACTATCAACATCTCTCCTATTAGTCCTCCACCTGGTACTCCTGACATAACTACTCCACCTAAAATAGAAAGAAGTAAAGCACTTACATA
This sequence is a window from Candidatus Fusobacterium pullicola. Protein-coding genes within it:
- a CDS encoding YebC/PmpR family DNA-binding transcriptional regulator → MAGHSKWANIQHRKGAQDKKRAKLFTKFGRELTIAAKEGGGDPSFNPRLRLAIEKAKAGNMPKDILERAIKKGTGELEGVDFIEMRYEGYGPVGTAFIVDVVTDNKNRSASELRMTFTRKGGNLGTDGAVAWMFKKQGVITVKSEGIDADEFMMAALEAGAEDVSEENGVFEVITDYTEFQNVLESLKAAGYNYEEAEIAMNPENKVEITDLDTAKKVMALYDALDDLDDVQEVYANFDIADDILAQLD
- a CDS encoding uracil-DNA glycosylase encodes the protein MEEIDNFWEEIKFEVGILGKTYGDTAERKVLVGSGNREGKILFIGDDPDLYQNEDLKVAPSSSGEFLIKLCDIEGIEPENYYITTLAKRDCKFSEFMDEEKEQLKELLNMQIALIKPKIIVALGAEVAENLLGRDVKLGEERGKILEWIGGIKLFITYDVNFVKKSRNEDGKKSRAALEFWNDLKILKQELDKIDG
- a CDS encoding 5-formyltetrahydrofolate cyclo-ligase encodes the protein MDKKALRKSIKQIRNSLPESERKSQSILICKKLLELDEYKKANKILSFMNFGSEIEIENFNQEVLKNGKKLYLPRVEKDGTLSVIEYGTGFSIGAFGIREPIGEIYMGELDLIVTPGLAFDRDGNRLGYGKGYYDKLFIQHTNSVKIAPIFDIQLVEKVPSEEHDMKVNILITKNEVLKVKKY
- the sstT gene encoding serine/threonine transporter SstT, whose protein sequence is MIKLYEKWIKISLIKRILVGMVIGIFLAIVAPQKASGIVIFGDLFVSALKAIAPVLVFFLVIAAVVQHKKGQKTNMQSIIVLYLLGTFLAAVVAVIGSFIFPVDLILKASESSIAPPGNIVGVLKGLLMNLVDNPVNALIKGNYIGILFWSILFGFFLREGNENTKSVVIDISEVILKVVKTVIECAPIGIMGLIFNSLSTNGLASLLAYGKLILLLLGCMAFVAFVVNPLIVWVMIRQNPYPLTLKCLKYSGVTAFFTRSSAANIPVNMSLCEELGLDKDVYSVSIPLGATINMAGAAITISVFALSAAHTLGVQVDIFSAILLSILSAISACGASGVAGGSLLLIPLACSLFGISNDIAMQVVGVGFIIGVIQDSCETALNSSTDVLFTSIAEYANWRKEGRKISFSRVENVAK
- a CDS encoding DUF554 domain-containing protein yields the protein MFGTIVNTLAIIAGCLIGGFIKKGIPQKYEEAMLNACGLAACGIGFSSVISNMNKSGYPVLFIVSLVIGSVIGTKFDLDDKIQTLIKKYAKGNLGEGIVTAALLFCIGSLSIVGSVMAALKSDYTFLFTNASLDFVGSVIFSSTYGIGLIIVALILFCWQGSIYFLTKYICLDFFSEELIVELCIVGGFLIVATGLGVLKIKNIKTLNLLPALLIPILFFLIKRFL
- a CDS encoding esterase, which encodes MHVNHYRHYSHNLGREMEFLVYGHGGRPIVVFPAQDGRFYDFYNFGMVDAATEYINQGKIMLFCVDSIDGESWSRLGENYENRIAQHDRWFKYVMDEAIPKFRQIYGDRTGDYNCQFMTTGCSMGAYHALNFFLRRPDVFNGVIALSGLYHAGYFFPNYNNGTIYENSPNDYMRNIPWNHEVLGKYRNSDIILCCGQGRWEEECIKDTADLKVEFDRLQVPVWIDFWGYDVDHDWPWWKVQFPYFLKFVV
- the speD gene encoding adenosylmethionine decarboxylase is translated as MKLETLGRHILIEFYNCNEEIMKNPEIIEKRMNEAARVANATIVQSVFHHFNPYGVSGAVIISESHLAIHTWPEYGYAAVDVFTCGDKINPWTAFKFLEDVFEADRSESIEVPRGMVEKIRNFSHRDLGKITFKPEVVEEEVC
- a CDS encoding ATP-grasp domain-containing protein, giving the protein MNFIFISPNFPKSYWNFCRGLKNNGVNTLGIGDAEYDFLSDELKSSLNEYYKVSSLENYDEVYRACAYFAFKYGKIDWLESNNEYWLLRDAQLRTDFNITSGLRNDKIAGIKYKSKMKEFYKKAGVKTARYHLVTTFEEGKKFIKSVGFPVVVKPDNGVGAAATYKLKNEEEMKFFYDNLGEEQYIMEEFVNGELLSYDGIAGRDKEIIFETAHVYPVPIMDIVNNGMDVMYYSYREIPEDLKEAGRKVVQTFDTNSRVFHCEFFRLLEDKPGLGKKGDIIGLEVNMRPPGGYTPDMMNYANDIDVYQIWANMVTYNEGYFDKESRPYCCVYAARRDGYNYVHSIDSVLSKYGNNIVMKERMPEVLSGAMGNDMLTARFPEQDQAIEFIDFYLKKM
- a CDS encoding prolyl oligopeptidase family serine peptidase — its product is MVLKERIYIEPFNLHRMLHIYLPDDIQLNEKFPVIYMFDGHNLFYDSDATYGKSWGIKEVLDNHKQRVIIVGLECNHEGNRRLCEFSPYSFNDKIFGEVTGLGKITIEWICNVLKPYIDEKFPTKPEREYTALGGSSMGGLMSVYGLAARSDIFSMGICVSSFYDHIFKKLVDDISKFKIHKKTKAYISWGNHEFHTKKQLAVGTEKNMIVTRIFSQKGVTVFPHMMVDGAHNEESWEKETLTWLYELGLYK
- a CDS encoding MBL fold metallo-hydrolase, which codes for MKISILGSGSGGNATYIESENGKILIDAGFSCKKIEERLNSIQRELSDINGILITHEHIDHIQGAGIISRKYNIPIYITQESFKAGEAKLGKISTENLKIIDNKKFIINDSLLIKPFDVMHDAQRTVGYRIESQNGKIAAISTDIGYVNNIVRENFKEADIMVIESNYDYNMLMNCSYPWDLKARVKSRNGHLSNNEAAKFIKEMYNEKLKKIYLAHISKDSNNPDIVRDTVAQELRANRIRVEYELARQDMATELFEL
- a CDS encoding XRE family transcriptional regulator — protein: MNIGKKIKRLRQEKYLTQDELASRCELSKGFISQVERDLTSPSITNLADILEGLGTNLKDFFSDDTDEKIVFNLNDAFEVIDSKMKYKVEWIIPNAQKNQMEPILLTLEEGGRYKEEIAHDGQEFGYILEGEINIHLGENIFKAKKGESFYYNSGKNHYLSNSGKGVAQILWVSTPPSF
- a CDS encoding MarR family transcriptional regulator; amino-acid sequence: MDNIKGITNCSQCGRGCHIPALMCGRGIRFFEILKSSDTEEKEEKKGCCGSGEGHHHGHHHGHGCGCGKHREHLPMDELSELIRKCNHYIVHHKGRGQGKILKILAKQGEISQKDLQDILEIQSGSISELLAKLEEKGMIVRTKSEEDKRKAIISITELGREKVANCGCKNRAERLYAGLSKEEKEDLKRLLNKLVESWNNQD
- the speE gene encoding polyamine aminopropyltransferase, coding for MLDLWYSENWSDETKFSIKVKEHIYSEQTPFQKIDFFVSNEYGRFFTLDGLIMITEKDEFSYHEMITHVPMCTNLNIKNVLVIGGGDGGTVRELTRYSSIERIDMVEIDERVVRLSQKFLPFTADKLTDGRVTLYFEDGLKFVKECKDKIYDLILVDSTDPISVGEGLFSKEFYEDCFRILKEDGILVNQHESPYYEKYATEMKKAHDKIKHIFPIAKVYQFHQPTYASGHWLFGFASKKYDPIKDCSTENWDKLGIETKYYNTEIQRACFVLPNYVKKKLEE